The Alkalidesulfovibrio alkalitolerans DSM 16529 genome has a window encoding:
- a CDS encoding aldehyde dehydrogenase family protein: MLNELPEIIPNWIGGRETGPERGESVEKRNPHDGSVLCRLARSGSEDVAKAVDVSRQAQPAWAAIPAVRRGMILHEMVARMKERRKEIAAVVAAETGKAPKEALGETDGAIQCGLFFAGEGQRLYGKTCTSGAPGKKAMTVRQPVGVAGLIVAANTPIANVAWKIFPAMICGNAAVLKAPEDTPATAWLMGRIAKEAGLPDGVLNIIQGLGPEAGQPLVEHPDVGVVSFTGSTAVGRKLSRIAGERLARVSLELGGKNALVVCDDADLDKAVRWACLSAFSNAGQRCASGSRVIVFDSVYGSFRDRFVAAAGKLRVGNTDDDDLGPVINERQLRNMLSALDEARRDGGVVLAGGNRLGDEARAGGYYLQPTIIEEIGTGHPISRQELFGPICCLYRAAGYREALAMANDSPYGLTACIHTRNVDRALHFAHEVATGVAVINAGTYGSEPHMPFGGRKASGNGTREPGTEALDIYSELKDIYIQLDDDYA, encoded by the coding sequence ATGCTGAACGAACTTCCTGAAATCATACCCAATTGGATCGGTGGCCGGGAAACCGGTCCCGAGCGCGGCGAGAGCGTCGAGAAACGAAATCCCCACGACGGCTCCGTGCTGTGCCGCCTGGCCAGATCGGGCAGCGAGGATGTTGCCAAAGCCGTTGATGTTTCCAGACAGGCGCAACCGGCCTGGGCGGCCATTCCGGCCGTGCGGCGCGGAATGATCCTGCACGAAATGGTCGCACGCATGAAGGAGCGGCGCAAGGAGATCGCGGCGGTCGTAGCCGCCGAAACGGGCAAGGCTCCGAAGGAAGCCCTGGGGGAGACGGACGGAGCCATCCAGTGCGGTCTCTTCTTTGCCGGAGAGGGGCAACGCCTTTACGGCAAAACATGTACCAGCGGCGCGCCTGGCAAGAAGGCCATGACGGTGCGCCAGCCTGTAGGCGTGGCCGGATTGATCGTCGCCGCCAACACGCCCATCGCCAACGTGGCCTGGAAGATATTCCCGGCCATGATCTGCGGCAACGCCGCGGTGCTCAAGGCCCCGGAAGACACCCCGGCCACAGCTTGGCTCATGGGGCGTATCGCCAAGGAAGCGGGGCTGCCGGACGGCGTGCTCAACATCATCCAGGGGCTCGGGCCGGAAGCAGGACAACCGTTGGTCGAGCATCCAGATGTCGGCGTGGTGAGTTTTACCGGCTCCACCGCAGTGGGCAGAAAGCTTTCCAGGATCGCGGGCGAACGACTGGCTAGGGTCTCACTTGAACTGGGCGGCAAGAACGCGCTGGTGGTCTGCGACGACGCCGATCTGGACAAAGCCGTCAGGTGGGCCTGCCTTTCGGCTTTCTCCAACGCCGGACAACGGTGCGCCTCGGGTAGCCGCGTCATCGTTTTCGATTCGGTCTACGGTTCCTTCCGCGACAGGTTCGTTGCCGCAGCCGGCAAACTCAGGGTCGGCAACACCGACGATGACGATCTTGGCCCCGTGATCAACGAACGGCAGTTGCGCAACATGCTTTCGGCCCTGGACGAGGCAAGGCGGGACGGGGGAGTGGTGCTCGCGGGGGGCAACCGACTAGGCGACGAGGCCCGCGCAGGGGGCTATTACCTACAGCCCACGATCATCGAGGAGATCGGAACCGGCCATCCCATCTCGCGTCAGGAGCTTTTCGGGCCCATCTGCTGCCTGTACCGGGCGGCAGGATACCGGGAGGCTCTCGCCATGGCGAACGATTCCCCCTACGGCCTCACCGCCTGCATCCATACCCGAAACGTGGACCGGGCGCTGCATTTTGCACACGAGGTGGCGACGGGCGTCGCGGTGATCAACGCCGGAACCTATGGCTCCGAGCCGCACATGCCCTTCGGCGGTCGCAAGGCCAGTGGAAACGGCACACGTGAGCCGGGTACCGAGGCCTTGGATATCTACAGCGAACTCAAAGATATCTACATCCAACTCGACGACGATTACGCATAG
- a CDS encoding SDR family oxidoreductase gives MLQSFDLNGKTIVITGGLGQLGRQFTGALLAHGANVAALDLASGPGEAFDAHADAKHRLLYVRADIADRKSLEQALETITERFGVPFGLVNNAALDAPPGASAAENGPFEDYPLASWNKVMEVNATGAFLACQVFGGAMAKAGRGSIANVSSIYGVVSPDQRIYEYRRKRGEMFFKPVAYSASKSSLLNLTRYLATYWGARGVRVNTCVFGGVFNNQDEAFLEGYNAKVPLGRMAEETEYNGAIVFLMSEASAYMTGAELVMDGGFTAW, from the coding sequence ATGCTCCAATCATTCGATCTCAACGGAAAGACCATCGTCATCACCGGCGGACTCGGACAACTCGGTCGCCAGTTCACGGGCGCTCTGCTTGCCCACGGGGCAAACGTGGCCGCGCTCGATCTGGCGTCTGGGCCTGGCGAGGCTTTCGATGCCCATGCGGACGCGAAGCACCGGCTTCTCTATGTGCGTGCGGACATCGCGGACAGAAAAAGTCTTGAACAGGCGCTCGAAACGATCACTGAACGCTTCGGCGTGCCCTTCGGACTGGTCAACAACGCGGCCCTGGACGCTCCTCCGGGGGCAAGCGCGGCAGAGAACGGTCCCTTCGAGGACTACCCCCTGGCGTCTTGGAATAAGGTCATGGAAGTCAACGCGACCGGAGCGTTCCTGGCCTGCCAAGTCTTTGGCGGCGCCATGGCCAAGGCCGGGCGCGGCTCCATCGCCAACGTCTCGTCCATCTATGGGGTCGTTTCCCCGGACCAACGCATTTACGAATACCGCAGAAAACGCGGTGAGATGTTTTTCAAGCCCGTGGCCTACTCTGCCTCCAAGTCCTCGCTGCTGAACCTGACGCGCTATCTGGCCACCTACTGGGGCGCGCGGGGCGTCAGGGTCAACACCTGCGTGTTCGGCGGCGTCTTCAACAACCAGGACGAAGCGTTCTTGGAAGGTTACAACGCCAAAGTTCCTTTGGGCAGGATGGCGGAAGAGACGGAATACAATGGCGCCATCGTCTTTCTCATGAGCGAGGCGTCCGCCTACATGACCGGGGCCGAGCTCGTTATGGATGGCGGCTTCACCGCCTGGTAG
- a CDS encoding N-acetylneuraminate synthase family protein, translating to MEMMKVAKECGADAVKLQKRNNKTFFTRAMYDSPYCSENSYGSTYGEHREALEFDVDQYSKLIEYAKELGIVLFATAFDLESADFLESLHMPLYKIASSDIVNTPLLKKVASYGKPMIVSTGGVSIEDVRRAYETIRPINENFCFLQCTAAYPVQDYKDFNLRVIDTYRREFPDVVIGLSDHESGISMATAAYVLGARVVEKHFTLNRSWKGTDQSFSLAPGGLRRLVRDLRRVHLALGDGVKRPYDVERAPLTKMVKKLVAARDLSAGTRIRETDVIFRVTGRADGMLPYQLDEIVGKTLTRDMAEEECFSPSDVK from the coding sequence ATGGAGATGATGAAAGTCGCCAAGGAGTGCGGCGCGGATGCGGTGAAACTGCAAAAACGCAACAACAAGACTTTCTTCACGCGAGCGATGTACGATTCTCCCTACTGTAGTGAGAACAGCTACGGCTCGACGTACGGGGAGCACCGCGAGGCATTGGAGTTCGACGTGGATCAGTATTCGAAGCTGATCGAGTACGCGAAGGAACTCGGGATAGTCTTGTTCGCAACGGCGTTCGATCTCGAAAGCGCGGACTTTCTTGAAAGCCTGCACATGCCGCTCTACAAGATAGCTTCTTCGGACATTGTCAATACGCCACTGCTGAAAAAGGTCGCTTCCTACGGAAAACCCATGATTGTCTCCACGGGCGGCGTCTCCATCGAGGACGTCAGACGTGCCTACGAAACGATCCGCCCGATCAATGAAAACTTCTGTTTCCTGCAATGCACGGCGGCCTACCCGGTCCAGGACTACAAGGATTTCAATCTTCGAGTCATCGACACCTATCGACGGGAATTCCCCGACGTCGTCATCGGACTGTCAGACCATGAGAGCGGCATATCCATGGCCACTGCGGCGTATGTTCTTGGCGCGAGAGTCGTGGAGAAGCACTTCACTCTCAATCGTTCATGGAAGGGAACGGATCAATCGTTTTCCCTAGCCCCGGGAGGCTTGCGTCGTCTGGTACGGGATCTGCGCCGGGTCCATCTGGCGCTGGGCGACGGAGTAAAGCGTCCCTACGACGTGGAAAGGGCTCCGCTGACCAAGATGGTCAAGAAGCTCGTGGCTGCCCGGGACCTCTCGGCGGGCACGCGGATCCGCGAGACGGACGTGATATTCCGGGTCACGGGTCGCGCCGACGGCATGTTGCCGTACCAGCTTGATGAAATCGTCGGCAAGACGTTGACGCGGGACATGGCCGAGGAGGAGTGTTTCTCTCCTTCCGACGTCAAATAG
- a CDS encoding ABC transporter ATP-binding protein encodes MLQAMQMDFSLKLRENWSASILENYMRAPFVALMHEKHGVMVHNATFEPLSASKAVLQFCHLCVHAFTCVFVFALFLAVDWSLTLFMAVLGGGVLLATRTVTRNFSVRFGAQRLALHHEICNLTAESLSALRDAKLLGMERGFGDRFKSLLRQYTSKHVRFSVWSGLPENFAEFFILLVFLCIVLFQTAYLGKDLQSLIPTLGLFIIAGNRLLRSLVQIIAYRFKLLSNLPSFSMLHRLMFHGPGHEVLGQGDDFERLDSDIVFENVSFAYDKRNPILRSLNLTIPLRKMTALVGPSGVGKSTIADLLGSLLTPDTGRIVVNGRSLSEMNLEQWRRNIGYVGQEPFLFHLSIRENIMLGKPGATLEEIENAAKAANIHEFIASLPQGYDTLVGERGASLSGGQRQRVVIARAILRDPEIFIFDEATSALDSETEAQIKAAIEGLVGKKTLLVIAHRLSTIEKADVVYDMEKIMKVGSRSEDLADSDAKRQP; translated from the coding sequence ATGTTGCAGGCCATGCAGATGGACTTCAGCCTCAAGCTTCGCGAAAACTGGTCCGCCTCGATTCTCGAGAACTACATGCGTGCCCCGTTCGTGGCCTTGATGCACGAAAAGCACGGCGTCATGGTCCACAATGCCACCTTCGAGCCGCTCTCCGCCAGCAAGGCGGTCCTGCAATTCTGCCATCTTTGTGTTCATGCCTTCACCTGCGTTTTCGTCTTTGCCCTATTTCTGGCGGTGGACTGGTCATTGACCCTGTTCATGGCCGTCCTGGGAGGAGGTGTGCTACTTGCGACCCGCACCGTGACCCGCAATTTTTCCGTACGCTTCGGGGCCCAGCGTCTGGCGTTGCACCACGAGATATGCAACCTCACGGCGGAGTCGCTCAGCGCGCTGCGAGACGCCAAGCTGCTTGGCATGGAGCGAGGTTTCGGCGATCGTTTCAAATCCCTGTTGCGGCAGTACACCAGCAAGCATGTCCGGTTCTCGGTCTGGTCGGGCCTGCCAGAGAATTTCGCGGAATTTTTCATCCTTTTGGTCTTCCTGTGCATCGTCCTTTTCCAGACCGCCTATCTGGGCAAAGATCTGCAAAGCCTGATTCCGACGCTCGGATTATTCATCATTGCGGGGAATCGGCTTTTGCGGTCTCTCGTGCAGATAATCGCCTACCGGTTCAAGCTTCTCTCCAATCTACCCTCCTTCTCCATGCTGCATCGGCTCATGTTCCATGGGCCCGGACACGAAGTTCTGGGGCAAGGGGATGATTTCGAGAGACTGGACTCAGACATCGTGTTCGAGAACGTCAGCTTTGCATACGACAAGAGGAATCCAATACTTCGAAGTCTTAACCTCACGATTCCCTTGCGGAAAATGACAGCCCTCGTCGGCCCCTCGGGGGTCGGGAAATCCACAATCGCCGATCTGCTCGGCAGCCTTCTCACGCCAGACACCGGCCGGATTGTGGTCAACGGCCGCTCGTTGAGCGAAATGAACCTGGAGCAATGGCGGCGCAATATCGGTTACGTCGGCCAGGAACCCTTTCTTTTCCATCTGAGCATTCGTGAAAACATCATGCTCGGAAAGCCTGGCGCGACTCTGGAAGAAATCGAGAACGCGGCCAAGGCCGCGAACATCCACGAATTCATCGCGAGTCTTCCGCAAGGATACGACACCCTGGTCGGGGAGCGCGGGGCAAGCCTCTCGGGCGGTCAGCGGCAACGCGTCGTCATCGCCCGCGCTATTTTGCGCGATCCGGAAATATTCATTTTCGACGAAGCCACCAGTGCCCTGGACAGCGAGACGGAAGCTCAGATTAAGGCGGCTATCGAAGGTCTGGTCGGGAAAAAGACGCTCTTGGTTATAGCCCATCGCCTCTCAACAATCGAGAAGGCCGACGTCGTCTACGACATGGAAAAAATCATGAAAGTCGGCTCAAGAAGCGAAGACTTGGCCGACTCGGACGCCAAGCGCCAACCATAG
- a CDS encoding winged helix-turn-helix domain-containing protein has translation MLSELFTSKARIRVLLKLFLNPGISCYLRQLSGEFGLSPNALKEELDSLAGAGYLEREQNGRSVYFRANTKHPFFPEIHSIVRKHLGIDKIIEQVISALGQIDAVYLLDDYAQGIDSGLIDLLIVGTPSRNLLEGSRRGVEQKINRKIRYMIVSPEEFESDSSVFLQRPNCRVL, from the coding sequence ATGCTTTCCGAGCTTTTCACATCCAAAGCCCGCATCCGGGTACTACTCAAACTTTTTTTGAATCCAGGTATTTCCTGTTATTTAAGGCAATTGTCTGGAGAATTCGGGCTGTCCCCAAACGCCTTGAAAGAGGAGTTGGACAGTCTGGCGGGAGCCGGGTACCTCGAACGCGAGCAAAACGGCCGTTCCGTCTATTTTCGGGCCAATACCAAACACCCGTTTTTTCCCGAAATCCACTCCATCGTTCGCAAGCATCTGGGCATAGACAAAATCATTGAGCAGGTCATTTCCGCGTTGGGGCAGATTGATGCCGTCTATCTGCTCGACGACTACGCGCAAGGCATCGACTCGGGGCTCATAGACCTCCTGATCGTGGGGACACCGAGCCGGAACCTGCTTGAAGGGAGCCGACGTGGAGTGGAGCAGAAGATCAATCGCAAAATTCGCTACATGATTGTGTCCCCCGAGGAGTTTGAGTCAGACAGTTCCGTATTCCTGCAAAGACCGAACTGCAGGGTACTATGA
- a CDS encoding dihydrodipicolinate synthase family protein, with protein MIETRPVEGIVPVVVTPFDDHGEVDLTAVERLVGFLNSKSIGGLWVLGTGSEDMNLSYEKRLRIARMACAANAGKTPLILGAGFFAMEDTLAFFEDTKDLACDGYHVMPYHPLLSLERLEWFYTELADRCPRPLWMYTSGNWARPIPPEFVARLKGHPNIAGIKYSNSNAVLAGKVINLAEPGFQVITAVAAQLLASLAMGARAHTSSLGSALPEAMIAVYELFLQGDIQGARAAQRTLVEFLSLTATCAKTDNFLTGAEEKYILSLRGICGPRMSSYYRELTEREQAVVRKALSLYPGIVPV; from the coding sequence GTGATTGAAACGAGACCGGTCGAGGGCATCGTCCCCGTCGTCGTGACCCCCTTCGATGACCATGGAGAGGTCGATCTGACTGCCGTGGAGCGGCTCGTCGGTTTTCTCAACAGCAAGTCCATTGGTGGACTCTGGGTGCTGGGCACAGGCAGCGAGGACATGAACCTGAGCTATGAAAAACGCCTGCGGATCGCCCGGATGGCTTGCGCGGCCAACGCCGGAAAGACGCCCCTGATCCTCGGTGCAGGCTTTTTCGCCATGGAAGACACCCTCGCGTTCTTCGAGGACACCAAGGACCTCGCTTGCGACGGCTATCATGTCATGCCCTATCATCCGCTCCTGAGCCTGGAAAGGCTGGAGTGGTTCTACACCGAGCTTGCCGACCGCTGTCCGCGCCCATTGTGGATGTACACCAGCGGCAACTGGGCACGGCCAATACCGCCGGAATTCGTGGCGCGGCTGAAAGGACACCCGAATATCGCGGGCATCAAGTACTCCAACTCGAACGCCGTGTTGGCGGGCAAGGTGATCAATCTGGCCGAGCCGGGCTTTCAGGTCATCACCGCCGTGGCGGCACAACTGCTCGCCTCCCTGGCAATGGGGGCGCGGGCACATACGTCGAGCCTGGGCAGCGCATTGCCCGAAGCCATGATCGCCGTTTACGAGCTTTTCCTGCAGGGTGACATCCAGGGCGCGCGTGCAGCCCAACGCACCTTGGTGGAGTTCCTTTCCCTCACTGCTACATGCGCGAAAACCGATAACTTTCTGACTGGCGCCGAGGAGAAATACATCCTCAGCCTGAGGGGTATCTGCGGTCCGCGCATGAGCTCGTATTATCGCGAACTCACCGAGAGGGAACAGGCCGTGGTGCGCAAAGCGCTTTCCCTTTATCCCGGCATCGTGCCCGTCTAG
- a CDS encoding acylneuraminate cytidylyltransferase family protein, with the protein MTPPCNALGIIPARGGSKRLPRKNIRLLAGHPLIAYTIHAARKAKLLTDFLVSSEDEEILAQAKRYGAPTPFVRPAELAGDQVRNIDVIRHALFKMEESRGIRYDILVLLQPTSPVRSCEHIDEAIRLLHASGLDTVASVKGPFKKRDPVAKTIRAGVLEDLCPVADYSDPEPLYMYNASIYAMKRDFFLETGRHVSRRQVPLIMDQFHSVDVDTEADFLVAEAFVKYLGLHSEVTPCD; encoded by the coding sequence ATGACGCCACCATGCAACGCCCTCGGCATCATACCTGCCCGAGGAGGTTCCAAGCGCCTGCCGCGCAAGAACATCCGCTTGCTGGCCGGACACCCGCTCATAGCCTACACCATCCATGCGGCGCGAAAGGCCAAGCTCCTCACAGATTTCCTGGTCAGCAGCGAAGACGAGGAAATCCTCGCCCAAGCCAAACGCTACGGCGCTCCCACCCCTTTCGTCCGTCCCGCCGAACTGGCCGGGGATCAGGTTCGCAACATCGACGTCATCAGACACGCGCTGTTCAAGATGGAAGAGAGCAGGGGCATCCGCTATGACATTCTGGTCCTGCTGCAACCCACGTCTCCGGTCCGCTCTTGCGAACATATCGACGAAGCCATCCGGCTTTTGCATGCAAGCGGCCTCGACACGGTGGCCTCGGTCAAAGGACCCTTCAAAAAGCGGGATCCTGTGGCCAAGACCATCAGGGCCGGAGTGCTGGAAGATCTCTGCCCCGTGGCCGACTACTCCGACCCCGAGCCCTTGTACATGTACAACGCCTCGATCTACGCCATGAAGCGCGACTTCTTCCTTGAAACCGGGCGTCACGTCTCGCGACGCCAAGTGCCGCTGATCATGGACCAGTTCCATTCCGTGGATGTGGACACCGAGGCGGACTTTCTGGTAGCCGAGGCCTTCGTCAAATATCTTGGTTTGCACAGCGAGGTAACGCCCTGTGATTGA
- a CDS encoding class I SAM-dependent methyltransferase — MRCRICGSPRLRLVKQGAGQGELRSDDFAITDARYGQTLPIYACDACGFLQCPDVEGLLRYYEGLQDPDYEKGRPQRTLQARMLLGRMLSIAGDSGQGKTLLDVGAGSGILVQAAREMGFDALGVEPSRWLQGIAASAEIPVICGTIDDLPGDALFDAIMAVDVVEHVDDPMGLLRACVSRLRPGGLLAVVTPDRGSVVARLMGWRWWHYRIAHVNYFNRVTLDMALRGAGLTPIQYTRPGWRFPLDYLLQRLGAYIPPRFIPVPGFARRITVPLNLLDSLMAVAMRRES; from the coding sequence ATGCGTTGCAGAATATGCGGCAGCCCCCGCCTCAGGCTGGTGAAGCAAGGAGCAGGTCAGGGAGAGCTGCGTAGCGACGATTTCGCCATTACCGACGCTCGCTATGGCCAAACGCTGCCGATCTACGCGTGCGATGCGTGTGGCTTCCTCCAGTGTCCCGACGTCGAAGGACTGCTGCGTTACTACGAAGGACTGCAAGACCCGGACTACGAGAAAGGCCGCCCCCAACGCACACTGCAGGCACGGATGCTGCTTGGCCGCATGCTCTCCATTGCAGGCGATTCGGGCCAAGGCAAAACCTTGCTGGATGTGGGGGCGGGAAGCGGCATTTTGGTGCAGGCAGCCAGGGAAATGGGGTTTGACGCCTTGGGCGTGGAGCCGAGCCGCTGGCTTCAGGGAATCGCTGCCTCAGCGGAAATTCCCGTGATCTGCGGCACGATCGACGACCTGCCAGGGGATGCGCTTTTTGACGCCATCATGGCGGTGGACGTAGTTGAGCACGTGGATGATCCCATGGGGCTGCTCCGGGCCTGCGTCTCGCGGCTGAGGCCCGGAGGCCTGCTCGCTGTCGTCACGCCGGATCGCGGATCCGTGGTGGCGCGTCTCATGGGTTGGCGGTGGTGGCACTACCGCATCGCGCACGTAAACTACTTCAACCGCGTCACACTGGACATGGCCCTGCGCGGTGCGGGCCTGACCCCTATCCAGTACACACGCCCCGGCTGGCGCTTCCCACTCGATTACTTATTGCAGCGCTTGGGGGCTTATATTCCTCCCCGTTTTATTCCAGTCCCAGGTTTCGCCAGGAGGATAACCGTTCCCCTCAACCTGCTCGACTCGCTCATGGCCGTAGCCATGCGGAGGGAGTCTTGA
- a CDS encoding class I SAM-dependent methyltransferase: MTALKSNQTRKFYSDLMQGKEKRRLWGTDSRFSPEAICARPSVQKYFLPPVKRHIRSEHTVLDLGCGPGNFLPLVSPLCRELVGADIVPDFVAAARGLVDRLDLANVTVRQSDAILPFDEGCFDRVLMVDTIHHLEDVRSTLEEVHRVLKPGGRLLVFEPNKLNWLLWVMCVLDRNERGLLSLGTFPAYRKAMEGLFRMRDEEWSGLLLGPSSRLATSVADFLDGGLGGKLRFLLPKIFFTAEKI, from the coding sequence GTGACAGCCCTGAAATCGAATCAGACCAGGAAGTTCTACAGCGACCTGATGCAAGGCAAGGAAAAGCGTCGTCTGTGGGGTACCGATTCCCGCTTCTCTCCTGAGGCCATCTGTGCAAGACCGTCGGTGCAGAAGTACTTTCTGCCTCCTGTCAAGCGTCATATCCGGTCGGAACATACGGTTTTGGATCTCGGCTGCGGTCCGGGCAACTTCCTGCCCTTGGTCTCGCCCTTGTGTCGCGAACTCGTGGGCGCGGATATCGTGCCCGACTTCGTGGCTGCGGCGCGCGGGCTCGTGGACCGGCTCGACCTTGCGAACGTTACGGTGCGACAGTCGGATGCGATCCTTCCTTTTGACGAAGGCTGCTTCGACAGGGTCCTCATGGTGGATACCATCCACCATCTGGAGGATGTGCGGTCCACGCTGGAAGAAGTGCATCGCGTGCTCAAACCCGGCGGAAGACTACTAGTATTCGAACCCAACAAACTCAACTGGCTGCTGTGGGTGATGTGCGTCCTAGACAGGAACGAGCGCGGTCTCCTTTCACTTGGAACCTTTCCAGCTTACCGGAAGGCGATGGAGGGTCTTTTCCGCATGCGGGACGAGGAATGGAGCGGCTTACTGCTCGGGCCGTCATCTCGTCTGGCCACCAGCGTTGCCGATTTCCTGGACGGCGGCTTGGGCGGAAAGCTGCGTTTTCTTTTGCCTAAGATATTCTTCACCGCCGAGAAAATTTGA
- a CDS encoding HAD family hydrolase, with the protein MLDLDGTLYRQRPLRLGMATELAAGLLIGRVSLKTLRAILFFRQLRERLAEHETQDAAWRQYVDTAKAFDLSPAEVRDIVAEWIQRRPLKYLSMSAIRPAKDFVLALKKRGFKTAVLSDYPTHAKLARLGIEVDAQGCTLDAESSMLKPHPGALLDMLRRLEVLPENTLVVGDRDRRDGEMAHRAGCAYHRARSARCFRKLLASLDQHHGAHA; encoded by the coding sequence GTGCTCGATCTCGACGGCACCCTGTACCGCCAAAGACCGCTCAGGTTAGGCATGGCGACCGAACTCGCCGCAGGGCTGCTCATTGGCAGGGTCTCGCTCAAGACCTTGCGGGCCATCCTGTTTTTTCGGCAGCTCAGGGAACGGCTTGCCGAGCATGAAACGCAGGACGCCGCCTGGCGGCAATATGTGGACACCGCAAAGGCCTTTGACCTTTCTCCGGCCGAAGTGCGGGATATAGTTGCGGAATGGATACAGCGCCGCCCTTTGAAATATCTGTCCATGTCGGCCATTCGACCGGCGAAGGATTTCGTACTCGCGCTGAAAAAACGCGGTTTCAAGACCGCCGTCCTTTCTGACTACCCCACGCATGCAAAGCTGGCGCGCTTGGGCATAGAGGTCGACGCGCAGGGCTGTACCCTGGATGCGGAAAGTTCCATGCTCAAACCCCATCCGGGAGCTCTTCTGGATATGTTACGGCGATTGGAGGTTCTTCCTGAAAACACCCTGGTGGTCGGAGACCGCGACCGAAGAGACGGAGAGATGGCCCATCGAGCGGGATGCGCCTACCACCGGGCACGCTCGGCCCGATGTTTCCGAAAGCTTCTCGCTTCGCTCGACCAGCACCATGGAGCGCACGCGTGA
- a CDS encoding UbiA prenyltransferase family protein, with amino-acid sequence MPSFLVPYLRIARPDHWAKHIFIVPGIFLAAFMAESLAWNQVAMNVVLGFASACLLASANYVINEWLDSETDKQHPDKCKRASCQGLVTARGVYVEYILLVVAGLGIASFVNTLFFLSAILFFLSGILYNVPPFRTKDIVFVDVITESLNNPIRLLFGWSMISPNWLPPLSMMLCFLFGGAFLMAAKRLSEFRHIVEKKGREAAKLYRRSFAFYSEDSLLLSCFAYAVLTSFLLGVLLMKYRVEYILTLPLFTWLFAYYLRRGLQPGSVAQKPEKLLTDKHLRLITLLLVAAFTVLTAYDIPWLERLLLTRFSEVPLDRLW; translated from the coding sequence ATGCCCAGTTTTCTAGTCCCCTATTTGCGCATAGCCCGCCCTGACCACTGGGCCAAGCATATCTTCATCGTGCCGGGCATATTTCTGGCCGCGTTCATGGCCGAAAGTCTCGCCTGGAACCAAGTGGCCATGAACGTCGTGCTGGGGTTCGCGTCGGCCTGCCTGCTCGCTTCAGCCAACTATGTCATCAACGAATGGCTTGACTCCGAAACCGACAAGCAGCATCCCGACAAGTGCAAACGGGCTTCTTGCCAAGGACTCGTCACAGCACGCGGAGTGTATGTCGAATATATCCTTCTCGTGGTTGCGGGTCTGGGCATCGCCTCATTCGTCAACACCCTTTTCTTCCTTTCGGCGATTCTGTTCTTCCTTAGCGGCATCCTTTATAACGTGCCGCCTTTCCGAACCAAGGACATCGTGTTCGTGGATGTCATCACCGAATCCCTGAACAATCCCATCCGCCTCCTTTTCGGCTGGTCGATGATATCTCCCAACTGGCTTCCTCCTTTGTCGATGATGCTCTGCTTCCTGTTCGGAGGCGCTTTTCTCATGGCCGCCAAGCGGCTTTCAGAATTTCGACATATCGTGGAGAAGAAAGGACGGGAGGCTGCGAAACTCTACAGGCGTTCCTTCGCCTTCTATTCGGAGGACTCACTGTTACTCTCGTGTTTCGCCTATGCCGTGCTGACCAGCTTTCTGCTTGGCGTGCTGCTCATGAAATACAGAGTGGAATACATTCTCACCCTGCCGCTCTTCACATGGCTGTTCGCCTACTACCTGCGACGCGGTCTTCAGCCCGGCTCCGTGGCCCAAAAGCCGGAGAAACTACTTACGGACAAGCACCTGCGACTCATCACTCTTCTGCTCGTGGCGGCCTTCACGGTGCTCACCGCCTATGACATTCCCTGGCTGGAGAGACTGCTGCTCACCCGTTTCTCGGAGGTTCCGCTTGACCGTCTCTGGTGA